From Synergistaceae bacterium, one genomic window encodes:
- a CDS encoding sugar ABC transporter substrate-binding protein, giving the protein MKKFAALFTLVMILALPVVAMAADTGKTEGVQASPEFYAKANFETLKGKKIGITIQSLQNAYWAGVMTALGEILQAAGAEYTIVGCNDSSATQISQIENFVSAGCDLIMVHPSDANAVEDACAEARNFGIKVMCWDDPMTNTDANWVLNNTYLGTEIGKLAGAFINQHYSAEKKAEVTIIGYPQTVILLERENGIKQGLEETAAGKYEIVATTAAIEANLAQDAVETILQAHPDCKVFTGIGAGAMIGADEALQIATGGKIPEDMGVFTTDVTKQQLGQLADPTYPAKGIIGFEGSDEDTARSAASMFALILEDKVGAKNVFRAVAPITAENVAAIQAGMK; this is encoded by the coding sequence ATGAAGAAGTTTGCAGCACTGTTCACCCTCGTAATGATCCTCGCTCTCCCCGTCGTAGCAATGGCCGCCGACACCGGCAAGACTGAAGGCGTACAGGCCTCCCCTGAGTTCTACGCAAAGGCTAACTTTGAGACGCTCAAGGGCAAGAAAATCGGCATCACGATTCAGTCCCTGCAGAATGCTTACTGGGCAGGCGTTATGACCGCACTCGGAGAAATCCTGCAGGCCGCCGGAGCAGAATATACCATCGTCGGATGCAACGACTCCTCCGCAACTCAGATCTCCCAGATCGAGAACTTCGTCTCAGCAGGATGCGACCTCATCATGGTTCACCCGTCAGACGCAAACGCAGTCGAGGATGCCTGCGCAGAAGCCCGCAACTTCGGCATCAAGGTTATGTGCTGGGATGACCCCATGACCAACACCGACGCTAACTGGGTTCTGAACAATACCTATCTGGGAACAGAGATCGGCAAGCTCGCCGGAGCATTCATCAACCAGCATTACAGCGCGGAGAAGAAGGCTGAAGTTACGATTATCGGCTATCCTCAGACAGTAATCCTTCTTGAGCGTGAGAACGGCATCAAGCAGGGACTCGAAGAGACAGCCGCCGGCAAGTACGAGATCGTAGCCACGACCGCCGCAATCGAGGCGAACCTTGCACAGGACGCAGTAGAGACAATCCTTCAGGCACACCCTGACTGCAAAGTCTTCACAGGCATCGGCGCGGGCGCAATGATCGGTGCAGACGAAGCACTGCAGATTGCAACGGGCGGAAAGATTCCCGAAGATATGGGCGTGTTCACGACGGACGTAACCAAGCAGCAGCTCGGACAGCTCGCAGACCCGACATATCCCGCGAAGGGCATTATCGGTTTCGAGGGCTCGGACGAAGACACAGCACGTTCTGCCGCGTCAATGTTCGCACTCATTCTTGAGGACAAAGTAGGCGCAAAGAACGTGTTCAGGGCAGTTGCACCCATCACCGCCGAGAACGTCGCCGCAATTCAGGCAGGAATGAAGTAG
- a CDS encoding sugar ABC transporter ATP-binding protein — MAEDYVLELEHIRKEYPGVVALKDVTLQLRRGEILGLIGENGAGKSTLIKCCSGAVIPTSGKIKVKKDPNGEVREFARMTPQLAAENGIAIIYQEFNNVGELSAAENMFLGRPILKKNGITIDRKAMEAEAAKAFAQLEININPAELVKNLSVGYQQMVEIAKAIQQNAQVLIMDEPSAPLTTKEVESMFKVVELLKSRGVSIIYISHRLEEIFRLSDRIEVIRDGEYVDTLITDKDPATIPHQVDDLIKLMVGREMTQKYPPRKPCVRDDVVLELQHVYGNGDEDISFKVHAGEVLGLGGLVGAGRTEIAQVIFGSRPKESGKIIFMGQEINPHAPRAAIDYGIALLPEDRKRHGALLTNSIKNNISMPIYERISRATVIDARTEKATAERYREDIQIKCPSIHQLVKNLSGGNQQKVILAKWLAANSKLIIFDEPTRGIDVGAKFEIYKLINDLVEDGVAVLMISSEMEELMGMSDRIIVLAEGNAMGELQKDEFTADTIMLYASGVVPESKKEAV; from the coding sequence ATGGCAGAAGATTATGTGCTTGAACTCGAACACATACGCAAAGAATATCCCGGTGTCGTGGCGTTGAAGGACGTAACGTTACAGCTCAGGCGCGGCGAAATTCTGGGACTTATCGGCGAGAACGGAGCAGGCAAGTCTACCCTCATCAAATGCTGTTCAGGAGCGGTTATCCCGACGAGCGGAAAAATCAAGGTCAAGAAAGACCCCAACGGCGAAGTGAGAGAGTTTGCGAGAATGACTCCCCAGCTGGCAGCTGAGAACGGAATAGCGATAATCTATCAGGAGTTCAACAACGTCGGAGAGCTTTCCGCCGCAGAGAACATGTTTCTTGGCCGCCCTATCCTCAAGAAGAACGGCATCACGATTGACCGCAAAGCAATGGAGGCTGAGGCCGCGAAGGCGTTTGCACAGCTCGAGATCAACATCAACCCCGCAGAGCTGGTGAAGAATCTCTCCGTCGGTTATCAGCAGATGGTTGAAATCGCGAAGGCCATCCAGCAGAACGCGCAGGTTCTCATCATGGACGAGCCCAGCGCGCCCCTCACGACTAAGGAAGTCGAGAGCATGTTCAAGGTTGTGGAGCTTCTGAAGTCGCGCGGAGTGTCGATAATCTACATTTCGCACAGGCTCGAGGAAATCTTCAGGCTGTCTGACAGAATCGAAGTCATCAGAGACGGCGAATATGTCGACACGCTCATAACCGACAAAGACCCCGCGACGATTCCGCATCAGGTTGACGACCTCATCAAGCTCATGGTCGGGCGCGAAATGACCCAGAAATACCCTCCGCGCAAACCCTGCGTGCGTGATGATGTCGTCCTCGAACTCCAGCACGTCTACGGAAACGGCGACGAAGATATTTCGTTCAAGGTACACGCGGGAGAAGTCTTAGGGCTCGGCGGACTCGTCGGAGCAGGCAGGACGGAAATCGCGCAGGTGATTTTCGGTTCGCGTCCGAAGGAGTCGGGAAAGATTATCTTCATGGGACAGGAGATTAACCCTCATGCACCCAGAGCCGCAATCGACTACGGAATAGCGTTATTGCCGGAGGACAGAAAGAGGCACGGCGCGCTCCTCACCAATTCCATCAAGAACAATATCTCGATGCCGATTTATGAGCGCATCTCCAGAGCTACGGTTATTGACGCGAGGACGGAGAAGGCTACAGCAGAACGTTACCGCGAGGACATACAGATAAAGTGCCCGAGCATTCACCAGCTCGTGAAGAACCTTTCCGGCGGAAACCAGCAGAAGGTTATTCTGGCGAAGTGGCTTGCGGCTAACTCAAAGCTGATAATCTTCGACGAGCCCACACGCGGAATCGACGTAGGCGCGAAGTTCGAGATCTACAAGCTGATTAATGACCTTGTTGAAGACGGAGTAGCAGTGTTAATGATTTCGTCGGAGATGGAGGAACTTATGGGCATGTCCGACAGAATTATAGTTCTCGCGGAAGGCAACGCTATGGGAGAACTTCAGAAGGACGAGTTCACCGCAGATACAATCATGTTATACGCATCGGGAGTTGTTCCTGAAAGCAAGAAGGAGGCAGTGTAA